A single Actinomadura algeriensis DNA region contains:
- a CDS encoding MMPL family transporter, translated as MFDRWGRWVDRRRRWVLAVAGAALVFAGVWGTGVFGSLSPSGGFDTPGSESDRAATIAERDLGRDAADVVVLYSGGTTVDDPAYRTAVEAALAGLPEDKVTSTATYWTTRAPQFVSADRTGTYAVLRLAGADDAEREESYEAVKDGLTEVGGGLTAQVGGAVATNVAINDRVSQDIARAEMISLPVLLVLLVLIFGGLVAASLPLLVGGLAILGSFTALHVLTYMTDVSIFAVNITTFLGLGLAIDYGLFMVGRFREEIGRRNRADALAATMATAGRTVAVSGVTVAVSLSGLLLFDQTFLRSMGYGGIATVFVCMIGALTVLPALLAVLGPRVNALSFRRRGKTGGRGEGWWGRLAHSVMRRPVIYAVATVALLLALGAPFLRINWGGVDAAVLPADAQARVVAEALESDFPGSSTNPVEAVVTGAADRAAVQAYGDRLGALDGVTGAAVTGTSGGTTRIALSYTADPNSDEARDLVGRVRDVPPPAGADVHVGGATATVVDQLASVGATLPWVGLLVGGATFALLFLAFGSVVLPLKAIVMNALSLAATFGVVVLIFQDGNLSGVLDFTATGAIAPAMPILMLAMLFGISMDYEVFLLSRVREQYDLTGSNTAAVAAGVQRTGAIITSAALLFIVVIGAFATSGITFIKMTGVGMVVAILVDATVVRALLVPAAMRLLGRANWWAPGPLARFYGRYGIKEGDAPPAGPQVAPPVPVR; from the coding sequence GTGTTCGACAGGTGGGGACGATGGGTGGACCGGCGCCGCCGGTGGGTGCTGGCCGTCGCGGGGGCGGCACTGGTGTTCGCGGGCGTGTGGGGAACCGGCGTGTTCGGCTCCCTGAGCCCGTCCGGCGGGTTCGACACGCCGGGCAGCGAGAGCGACCGGGCGGCGACGATCGCCGAGCGCGACCTCGGACGCGACGCCGCCGACGTCGTCGTCCTGTACAGCGGCGGCACGACGGTCGACGACCCCGCCTACCGGACGGCCGTCGAGGCGGCGCTCGCCGGCCTGCCGGAGGACAAGGTCACCTCGACCGCCACGTACTGGACGACCCGGGCGCCGCAGTTCGTCAGCGCGGACCGCACCGGCACCTACGCCGTCCTGCGGCTGGCCGGGGCGGACGACGCGGAACGCGAGGAGAGCTACGAGGCGGTCAAGGACGGGCTGACCGAGGTCGGCGGCGGGCTGACCGCACAGGTCGGCGGCGCCGTCGCCACGAACGTCGCGATCAACGACCGGGTGTCGCAGGACATCGCCCGCGCCGAGATGATCTCGCTGCCGGTGCTGCTCGTCCTGCTCGTGCTGATCTTCGGCGGGCTGGTCGCGGCGAGCCTGCCGCTCCTGGTCGGGGGCCTGGCGATCCTCGGATCGTTCACCGCGCTCCACGTCCTGACCTACATGACGGACGTGTCCATCTTCGCGGTGAACATCACGACGTTCCTCGGGCTCGGCCTCGCCATCGACTACGGCCTGTTCATGGTCGGCCGGTTCCGCGAGGAGATCGGCCGCCGGAACCGCGCGGACGCCCTCGCCGCCACCATGGCCACGGCCGGACGGACGGTCGCGGTCTCCGGCGTCACCGTCGCGGTCTCGCTGTCCGGGCTGCTGCTGTTCGACCAGACGTTCCTGCGCTCGATGGGCTACGGCGGCATCGCCACCGTCTTCGTCTGCATGATCGGCGCGCTGACCGTGCTGCCCGCGCTCCTCGCCGTCCTCGGCCCGCGGGTGAACGCCCTGTCGTTCCGCCGCCGCGGGAAGACCGGGGGCCGCGGCGAGGGCTGGTGGGGACGGCTCGCGCACAGCGTCATGCGCCGCCCGGTGATCTACGCCGTCGCCACCGTCGCGCTGCTGCTCGCGCTCGGTGCCCCCTTCCTGCGCATCAACTGGGGCGGCGTGGACGCCGCGGTGCTGCCGGCGGACGCGCAGGCGCGCGTCGTCGCGGAAGCCCTCGAAAGCGACTTCCCGGGCAGCTCGACGAACCCCGTCGAGGCCGTGGTGACCGGCGCGGCCGACCGGGCCGCCGTCCAGGCGTACGGGGACCGCCTGGGCGCGCTCGACGGCGTCACCGGCGCGGCCGTCACCGGCACGAGCGGCGGCACCACCCGCATCGCGCTGTCCTACACCGCCGACCCCAACTCCGACGAGGCCCGCGACCTGGTCGGACGCGTCCGCGACGTCCCGCCGCCGGCCGGCGCGGACGTGCACGTCGGGGGCGCCACCGCGACCGTCGTCGACCAGCTCGCGAGCGTGGGCGCGACGCTGCCGTGGGTCGGGCTGCTCGTCGGCGGGGCGACGTTCGCGCTGCTGTTCCTCGCGTTCGGCTCGGTCGTGCTGCCGCTCAAGGCGATCGTGATGAACGCGCTGTCGCTCGCCGCCACCTTCGGCGTCGTCGTGCTGATCTTCCAGGACGGCAACCTGTCCGGCGTCCTCGACTTCACCGCGACCGGCGCGATCGCGCCCGCCATGCCGATCCTGATGCTGGCGATGCTCTTCGGGATCTCGATGGACTACGAGGTCTTCCTGCTCTCACGCGTCCGCGAGCAGTACGACCTGACCGGGTCGAACACGGCGGCCGTCGCGGCCGGCGTGCAGCGGACGGGCGCGATCATCACCAGCGCGGCACTGCTGTTCATCGTGGTCATCGGCGCGTTCGCCACGTCCGGCATCACGTTCATCAAGATGACGGGCGTCGGGATGGTCGTCGCGATCCTCGTGGACGCCACGGTCGTGCGGGCCCTGCTCGTCCCGGCCGCCATGCGGCTGCTCGGCCGCGCGAACTGGTGGGCGCCCGGCCCGCTCGCCCGGTTCTACGGCCGGTACGGGATCAAGGAGGGCGACGCGCCGCCCGCCGGACCCCAGGTCGCGCCGCCGGTCCCGGTGCGCTGA
- a CDS encoding TetR/AcrR family transcriptional regulator, with amino-acid sequence MATRRDRLRAATVREISETARRILIEQGPDAVTLRAIAREMGMTAPALYRYFGSHGELLRHLIGEIFTELTAELMAATKAVPPDDMSAKFLEVARQFRRWARAHPREYALLFGVPVRGAGEQGETDFAQECARQFGWTFMSLFLELWKKRPFPVPADEEIPAALREQLARYRADLGVSLPLGVVLQFLKCWIRLQGAVSLEIFGHLEFALDDPEPMFEVMLAELGAILNLPYAPPRPPSGS; translated from the coding sequence GTGGCGACACGGCGAGACCGGTTGCGGGCGGCGACGGTCCGGGAGATCTCCGAGACCGCTCGCCGGATCCTCATCGAGCAGGGCCCCGACGCGGTGACGCTCCGCGCCATCGCCCGCGAGATGGGCATGACCGCGCCCGCCCTGTACCGCTACTTCGGCAGCCACGGCGAGCTGCTGCGCCACCTCATCGGCGAGATCTTCACCGAGCTCACCGCCGAGCTGATGGCCGCCACCAAGGCCGTCCCGCCCGACGACATGAGCGCGAAGTTCCTGGAGGTCGCGCGGCAGTTCCGCCGATGGGCCCGGGCCCACCCCCGCGAGTACGCGCTGCTGTTCGGCGTCCCCGTCCGGGGCGCGGGCGAGCAGGGCGAGACCGACTTCGCCCAGGAGTGCGCCCGCCAGTTCGGCTGGACGTTCATGTCGCTGTTCCTCGAACTGTGGAAGAAGCGGCCGTTCCCCGTCCCGGCCGACGAGGAGATCCCCGCCGCACTGCGCGAACAGCTCGCCCGCTACCGCGCCGACCTCGGCGTCTCCCTGCCGCTCGGCGTCGTCCTGCAGTTCCTCAAGTGCTGGATCCGCCTGCAGGGCGCCGTCAGCCTCGAAATCTTCGGCCACCTCGAATTCGCCCTGGACGACCCCGAGCCCATGTTCGAGGTCATGCTCGCCGAACTCGGCGCGATCCTGAACCTGCCCTACGCCCCGCCCCGCCCGCCGTCCGGCTCCTGA
- a CDS encoding LysR family transcriptional regulator, whose product MAGLEIRELECFLVLAEELHFGRAGERLLVSQSRVSQLLRSLEARIGARLVERTSRQVRLTASGEAFAASLRPAYGALAGVVEEARATARGRTRIGFQGAVYEQVTRAIAALRRDRPEHRVDIAEIPLGDPFGALRRGEVDAAVVLLPVDEPGLTVGAVFSRRPVTLAMPAGHPFARRTRLTAEDLARVPLIPVEGPAPGYWRRFHCPAATPGGRAIPHEDGVRTLQEGLTLVGAGRGAMLLCDATAHHNRRSDVAFVPVGGLPESALGLLWAGDGTAVLRALAAAVQEPDGGRGGA is encoded by the coding sequence GTGGCGGGGCTGGAGATCCGGGAGCTGGAGTGCTTCCTCGTGCTGGCCGAGGAGCTGCATTTCGGCCGGGCGGGCGAGCGGCTGCTGGTGTCGCAGAGCCGCGTCAGCCAGCTGCTGCGGTCGCTGGAGGCCCGGATCGGCGCGCGGCTGGTCGAGCGGACGAGCCGCCAGGTGCGGCTGACGGCGTCCGGCGAGGCGTTCGCCGCGTCGCTGCGGCCCGCCTACGGCGCCCTCGCGGGGGTGGTCGAGGAGGCGCGGGCGACCGCGCGCGGGCGGACCCGGATCGGTTTCCAGGGTGCGGTGTACGAGCAGGTCACGCGGGCGATCGCCGCGCTGCGCCGGGACCGTCCGGAGCATCGCGTCGACATCGCCGAGATCCCCCTCGGGGACCCGTTCGGCGCGCTGCGGCGCGGCGAGGTGGACGCGGCGGTGGTGCTGCTGCCCGTGGACGAGCCCGGCCTGACGGTGGGCGCGGTGTTCTCACGGCGGCCGGTGACGCTCGCGATGCCCGCCGGGCATCCGTTCGCGCGCCGGACGCGCCTGACGGCCGAGGACCTCGCCCGCGTCCCGCTCATTCCCGTGGAGGGCCCGGCGCCCGGGTACTGGCGGCGGTTCCACTGTCCCGCGGCGACGCCGGGCGGGCGCGCGATCCCGCACGAGGACGGCGTCCGCACCCTGCAGGAGGGGCTCACGCTCGTCGGGGCCGGGCGGGGCGCGATGCTGCTGTGCGACGCGACGGCGCACCACAACCGGCGGAGCGACGTCGCGTTCGTCCCGGTCGGGGGGCTGCCGGAGTCGGCGCTCGGGCTGCTGTGGGCCGGGGACGGGACGGCCGTGCTGCGGGCGCTCGCCGCGGCGGTTCAGGAGCCGGACGGCGGGCGGGGCGGGGCGTAG